In one Heterodontus francisci isolate sHetFra1 chromosome 18, sHetFra1.hap1, whole genome shotgun sequence genomic region, the following are encoded:
- the LOC137379741 gene encoding transmembrane protein 213-like, with the protein MDLRSVSCCNVIILCLVLLCVDWVSATAEQAVTSLDSNIRLTESSRHSMDQCEQYFQDGQDICVTARLCCQLGVDEYGWIAAAVGWSLWFLTLILICVNKVGKLRPDESEKYPSP; encoded by the exons ATGGATCTCAGATCTGTGAGCTGTTGCAATGTAATCATTCTTTGTTTGGTTTTGCTCTGTGTCGACTGGGTTTCAGCCACAGCTG AACAAGCGGTAACTTCACTCGACAGTAACATCAGATTAACAGAGTCCAGTCGACACAGTATGGATCAGTGTGAACAGT ATTTTCAGGATGGTCAGGATATTTGCGTGACAGCAAGGCTGTGCTGCCAGCTTGGGGTGGATGAATACGGCTGGATTGCTGCTGCTGTGGGCTGGAGTCTCTGGttcctcaccctcatccttatTTGTGTAAATAAAGTAGGAAAACTGAGGCCTGATgaatcagaaaagtacccttcaCCCTGA